The following are encoded together in the Pedobacter steynii genome:
- a CDS encoding DUF4349 domain-containing protein, protein MKKYLIYCVVAIAVSACGKEKKSYEATSDATSANLEVSDTTLTEKIIKTADMRFRVKDVQRSKEKLGELIRAEGGTLWEFSIQSNVERFEKVGYSADSLMELTSYRVEGSIVAKVPSEKLDAFTNKVAGMAVFVDHQSMKLDDQSISYLANKLKNQNRVEAVAQLNKHANKKSNNVETALNLKDDYIDKKIENLNIDSRVKYSDITLSFYQDNTVKKLVVSNDNLSDYRPGFFRRLGLNIQNGWVIFKEFILILSNLWMLIVLLFAGYFAFRYYRKKRKAV, encoded by the coding sequence ATGAAAAAATATTTAATCTATTGTGTTGTAGCAATAGCTGTTTCTGCCTGTGGTAAAGAAAAAAAATCGTATGAGGCAACTTCTGATGCGACAAGTGCAAATCTGGAAGTTAGTGATACGACTTTAACAGAGAAGATCATAAAGACTGCAGATATGCGTTTCAGGGTAAAAGATGTTCAACGTAGCAAAGAAAAATTAGGAGAATTAATCAGAGCAGAAGGAGGAACTTTATGGGAATTTTCAATTCAGAGTAACGTAGAGCGGTTTGAGAAAGTGGGTTATTCTGCTGATTCTTTAATGGAACTTACTTCTTACCGTGTAGAAGGTTCAATAGTAGCAAAAGTTCCTTCTGAAAAACTTGATGCTTTTACCAATAAGGTGGCGGGTATGGCCGTCTTTGTTGATCACCAATCAATGAAGCTGGACGATCAGAGCATCTCTTACCTGGCTAATAAATTAAAAAATCAAAACCGTGTGGAGGCCGTAGCGCAACTAAACAAACACGCCAATAAGAAAAGCAATAATGTAGAGACGGCGTTAAACCTAAAAGATGATTACATTGATAAAAAAATTGAGAACCTAAATATAGATTCCCGCGTAAAATACAGTGATATCACCCTAAGTTTTTACCAGGATAATACGGTTAAGAAACTGGTGGTTAGCAATGATAATTTATCCGATTATCGCCCTGGTTTTTTTAGAAGATTAGGCCTCAATATCCAAAACGGCTGGGTTATCTTTAAGGAGTTTATTCTGATTTTATCCAACCTATGGATGTTAATCGTATTGTTGTTTGCCGGATATTTTGCTTTCAGGTATTACCGTAAGAAAAGAAAAGCTGTATAG
- the ruvC gene encoding crossover junction endodeoxyribonuclease RuvC yields the protein MLVEKKERVIMGIDPGTSIMGYGVILEKGSKIEMITMGIVRMDHLDDHFLKLQRIFEKTIVLIDEYKPDAMALEAPFYGKNIQVMLKLGRAQGVAMAAALSRNIPITEYAPRKIKQSITGNGSSGKEQVAAMLQRLLNFKETPEFLDATDGLAVAVCHSFQRVSTSGSGKSYSGWEAFAKDNKKRLK from the coding sequence ATGTTGGTTGAAAAAAAGGAAAGGGTGATCATGGGAATAGATCCAGGCACTTCGATTATGGGTTATGGGGTAATATTGGAAAAGGGAAGTAAAATCGAAATGATTACCATGGGAATAGTTCGCATGGATCACTTAGACGATCATTTTTTGAAGCTTCAACGGATTTTTGAGAAGACCATCGTACTGATCGATGAGTACAAACCAGATGCAATGGCATTGGAAGCACCTTTCTATGGAAAGAATATCCAGGTCATGTTAAAGCTGGGGCGTGCTCAGGGAGTGGCCATGGCTGCTGCACTGTCCAGAAATATCCCAATTACCGAATACGCACCACGTAAAATCAAGCAATCAATTACAGGAAACGGAAGCTCAGGAAAAGAGCAGGTAGCTGCCATGTTGCAGCGATTACTGAATTTTAAAGAAACACCTGAGTTTCTGGATGCAACGGATGGCCTTGCAGTTGCAGTTTGTCATTCTTTTCAGCGGGTCAGCACTTCTGGTTCAGGGAAATCATATTCCGGATGGGAAGCTTTTGCCAAGGATAACAAAAAACGGCTGAAATAG
- a CDS encoding lysylphosphatidylglycerol synthase domain-containing protein, producing MTSQYKKIVSYILKAGIVFFAFWFVYSKLTANKNLKDFQNLLAKIPQWEIFCVLGFVLLLMLLNWGLEAVKWKRLISSVERISLWKSIASVFCGLTWAVFTPNRIGEYGGRVFFLSPKRRVIGVVAMAVGNIGQMVLTNVFGAIAFCVFIYRFVNIDPLLFYGLLFLALIFCLFFIIFYFNIRWLNGILLSMRFTRKYKKFYSILGRYQKKELLRILLLCFSRYLVFSTQYFILFFWLIPNLHYLEILMMVSILFFVQSTLPSLDLFDIGVRTATASYFFSSITDQEVAVIACTASIWLINIIIPAILGTYFVFKLNFFGNLQRS from the coding sequence TTGACATCACAGTACAAAAAAATAGTTTCATATATTCTTAAAGCCGGAATTGTTTTTTTCGCATTTTGGTTTGTTTATAGTAAACTGACTGCGAATAAGAACTTAAAGGATTTCCAAAATCTGTTAGCGAAGATTCCTCAATGGGAGATTTTTTGTGTACTTGGCTTTGTTTTGTTGCTGATGTTACTTAATTGGGGACTGGAAGCAGTTAAATGGAAAAGATTAATTTCCAGTGTAGAGCGGATCAGTTTGTGGAAATCCATAGCTTCGGTCTTTTGCGGCCTGACCTGGGCTGTTTTTACCCCTAACCGCATTGGAGAATATGGAGGAAGGGTATTCTTCCTGTCGCCAAAAAGAAGGGTTATAGGCGTAGTAGCCATGGCAGTTGGCAATATCGGGCAAATGGTGTTGACTAATGTTTTTGGAGCCATTGCATTTTGTGTATTTATCTATCGCTTTGTAAATATTGATCCCTTGCTTTTTTATGGATTGCTATTTCTTGCCCTGATTTTTTGTCTGTTCTTTATCATATTTTATTTTAATATAAGATGGCTGAATGGGATTTTGCTTTCTATGCGTTTCACCAGAAAGTATAAGAAGTTTTATAGCATTCTGGGCCGATATCAGAAAAAAGAGCTATTAAGAATTTTACTGCTCTGCTTTTCCAGATACCTGGTCTTCAGTACTCAATATTTCATTTTATTCTTCTGGCTTATCCCAAATCTACATTATTTGGAAATTCTGATGATGGTGAGTATCCTGTTCTTTGTACAATCGACCTTACCTTCTTTAGATTTATTTGATATTGGGGTGAGGACGGCTACAGCTTCTTATTTCTTCAGCTCGATCACCGATCAGGAAGTTGCTGTGATTGCTTGTACCGCCAGTATTTGGCTTATAAATATTATTATTCCTGCTATATTAGGCACTTATTTCGTATTTAAACTTAACTTTTTTGGAAATCTTCAGCGTAGCTAG
- a CDS encoding glycosyltransferase family 2 protein, which translates to MEIFSVASYITSFLTILYVVVVLAFIRGWHKLTYYQPKQPAFKTKVSILVAARNEAVNISKTLDDLCAQSYDPQLTEIIFIDDHSTDDTARIIESYAPKGVRLIRLNEDRALNSYKKKAIQTAIGQSTGALIITTDADCRMGKDWLKTIVGFYEEKQYKMISSPVAYFEEKSFFERAQALEFLYLIGLGASTIGNKKPSTCNGANLAYEKQAFYEVGGFKGIDDLASGDDELLLHKIAARFDNNIGFLKHHDAVVYTHAKPTLGEFIQQRKRWASKSTRYKNKSIIVLGVGIWLFNVSILLNIGIGLFIGFYLKLALWQLLVKIIVELLFLYDVTGFAKRRKLLVLLPVLNLMHILYIVYIGIAGNSGKYNWKDRMVK; encoded by the coding sequence TTGGAAATCTTCAGCGTAGCTAGTTATATCACCTCCTTTTTAACGATCCTGTATGTCGTGGTGGTGCTGGCTTTTATCCGGGGTTGGCATAAGCTGACTTATTATCAACCCAAACAACCTGCTTTTAAAACCAAGGTATCTATATTAGTTGCGGCACGCAACGAGGCTGTCAACATTTCAAAAACGCTGGATGATCTGTGTGCACAGTCTTACGACCCGCAATTGACGGAAATCATTTTTATAGACGATCATTCTACAGATGATACTGCCCGGATCATTGAATCGTATGCTCCAAAAGGAGTCAGACTGATCCGGCTCAACGAGGATCGTGCGCTCAACTCTTATAAGAAAAAAGCGATACAAACTGCCATAGGTCAATCTACAGGAGCTTTAATTATTACCACTGATGCAGACTGCCGTATGGGAAAAGACTGGCTTAAAACGATTGTGGGTTTTTATGAAGAGAAACAATATAAAATGATCTCATCGCCGGTTGCTTATTTTGAAGAGAAGAGCTTCTTTGAACGTGCACAGGCGCTGGAATTCTTATATCTGATTGGTTTAGGAGCTTCCACAATAGGAAATAAAAAACCTTCCACCTGTAACGGGGCTAACTTAGCTTATGAAAAACAGGCTTTTTATGAGGTAGGTGGTTTCAAGGGGATTGATGATCTGGCATCGGGAGACGATGAATTACTTTTACATAAAATTGCTGCCCGGTTTGACAATAACATCGGCTTTTTAAAGCATCATGATGCTGTGGTATACACTCATGCTAAGCCAACTCTAGGAGAGTTTATTCAGCAGCGCAAACGTTGGGCTTCTAAAAGCACCCGTTATAAGAACAAGTCTATTATTGTATTAGGTGTGGGTATCTGGTTATTTAATGTGAGTATCCTGCTCAATATTGGTATTGGTTTATTTATTGGTTTTTACCTGAAGTTGGCTTTATGGCAACTGCTGGTGAAAATTATCGTGGAATTGTTATTTTTATACGATGTCACGGGTTTTGCAAAAAGAAGGAAATTACTCGTTTTATTGCCCGTACTTAACCTGATGCACATCTTGTATATCGTATATATCGGCATTGCCGGAAACTCAGGAAAGTACAACTGGAAAGACAGAATGGTGAAATAA
- a CDS encoding ABC transporter permease, producing METNNRPSRKVWKRFRKNKMAFAGLLFILLMVTLGILGYLITPDQTPYANTMHLQLSNKKPGRSFNFLIISRNKDIKKVSFLERMLFGQESDLKSIPITSYREMGNKVYAKEYIGDDEQAEESVYPRLHGENRYRQTFLLGTDIYGRDLLSRLILGIRVSLSVGLMAVLISLFIGISLGALSGYFGGKVDATISWFMNVIWSLPSLLLVIAISFALGKGFWQIFIAVGLSTWVDVSRLVRGQVMALKQVEFVEASKALGFSTSRTIIKHILPNIAGPILVVASANFASAILLETGLSFLGFGAQPPMPSWGGMIKEHYGYIIMDAAYLAILPGLAIMITVYAFNLLAIGLRDAFDVKSQNISV from the coding sequence ATGGAGACTAACAATAGGCCTTCGAGAAAAGTATGGAAGCGATTCAGAAAAAATAAGATGGCTTTCGCCGGGCTATTATTCATTTTATTGATGGTGACACTGGGCATATTGGGTTATTTAATTACACCTGATCAGACGCCCTATGCAAATACCATGCATTTGCAGCTCAGTAACAAGAAACCAGGACGGAGTTTTAACTTTCTCATCATTAGCCGAAATAAGGACATAAAAAAGGTGAGTTTCCTGGAAAGGATGTTATTCGGACAGGAATCTGATCTGAAAAGTATTCCTATTACATCGTATCGTGAAATGGGAAATAAGGTGTATGCGAAAGAATATATTGGTGATGATGAGCAGGCTGAGGAATCGGTATATCCGCGTCTGCATGGAGAAAACAGGTATCGGCAAACTTTTTTACTTGGAACAGATATTTATGGCAGAGACCTTTTAAGCCGGTTAATCCTGGGCATCCGGGTTTCCCTTTCTGTAGGTCTGATGGCAGTGCTCATTTCTCTTTTTATTGGTATTAGTCTGGGTGCTTTATCTGGTTATTTTGGTGGAAAGGTAGATGCAACGATCAGCTGGTTTATGAATGTGATCTGGTCTTTACCGTCGCTCTTATTGGTGATTGCCATCTCTTTTGCACTAGGGAAGGGGTTCTGGCAGATTTTTATTGCGGTTGGACTCTCAACCTGGGTTGACGTATCGAGGTTAGTGAGGGGGCAGGTGATGGCATTAAAACAAGTGGAATTTGTGGAAGCTTCGAAAGCACTTGGCTTTTCTACCTCCAGGACGATTATCAAACATATTTTACCCAATATTGCCGGACCTATACTTGTGGTGGCTTCTGCGAACTTTGCTTCTGCAATCCTCCTGGAAACAGGATTAAGCTTTCTGGGCTTTGGTGCACAGCCCCCCATGCCTAGCTGGGGTGGAATGATTAAGGAACATTATGGTTATATCATTATGGATGCCGCATATCTGGCGATCCTGCCTGGTCTGGCCATTATGATTACCGTTTATGCTTTCAACTTACTGGCCATTGGATTGAGGGATGCTTTTGATGTAAAGTCGCAAAATATATCCGTTTAA
- a CDS encoding ribonuclease HII produces the protein MLLNSYQNELIEAGCDEAGRGCLAGPVFAAAVILPLDFIAGVLTDSKKLSHKQRDALRLIIEKEAIAWAVAEVDHLEIDKINILNASFLAMHRAIEKLSVKPQYLSIDGNRFKAYPEIPHSCIVKGDGKYLNIAAASILAKTHRDEYMETISEEYPVYQWKKNKGYPTIDHRNAALEHGLSPYHRKTFTITQPQLALFSEIEG, from the coding sequence ATGCTGTTAAATAGTTATCAGAATGAATTGATTGAAGCTGGCTGCGATGAAGCTGGAAGGGGGTGTCTTGCCGGTCCCGTTTTTGCTGCCGCCGTTATTCTTCCCCTGGACTTTATTGCCGGAGTGCTTACAGATTCAAAAAAGCTAAGTCATAAACAGCGCGATGCCCTGAGACTAATCATCGAGAAAGAAGCGATTGCCTGGGCGGTGGCTGAAGTTGATCATTTGGAAATAGATAAGATCAATATCTTAAATGCCTCTTTTTTAGCGATGCATAGGGCGATTGAAAAATTAAGCGTTAAACCGCAGTACCTGAGTATCGATGGAAACAGGTTTAAGGCCTATCCGGAAATTCCTCATTCCTGTATTGTTAAAGGAGATGGAAAATACCTGAATATCGCTGCTGCGTCCATTCTTGCGAAAACCCACCGCGATGAATACATGGAAACGATCTCCGAAGAATATCCAGTTTATCAATGGAAAAAAAATAAAGGATATCCTACAATTGATCATAGAAACGCTGCGCTAGAGCATGGGTTATCGCCATATCACCGTAAAACTTTTACGATTACACAGCCCCAGTTGGCGCTGTTTTCCGAAATAGAAGGATAA
- a CDS encoding glycosyltransferase gives MKTLILTNRIPFPPNSGYPIVVYNTMKGLLKLGVEITLFSINPNKYKVDVEDIYDPLFEQIKFHSFNLDTEVNVYGALLNIFSNQSYNVSRYFDEDAAKLLGDILKENEFDIIQFEGLFVVPYLDVVKENSKAKVIYRAHNIEFDVWERIALTEKFTPRRSYLQFLARRLKVYETEQINRFHQVFAISEQDRQSILRFGCETALEVFPVALDFEKYVTDPSKTSFPTLFHLGAMDWRPNKEGLEWFLDEIWPDIEKLNSELRFYIAGKNMQKQFFEYDSENLVVEGEVFDAVEFINSKAIMIVPLLSGSGMRVKIIEGMAMRKCIIATSMAAEGIRCENGKDILIADTADEFYRAILQCITNPKKWREIGENARKTVERDHDVRIIAERMLNIYQKLLTV, from the coding sequence TTGAAAACGTTAATACTCACAAACAGAATACCTTTTCCGCCCAATAGTGGTTATCCGATAGTTGTGTACAATACAATGAAAGGATTGTTGAAATTGGGTGTAGAGATTACTTTGTTCAGTATTAACCCTAATAAATATAAAGTCGATGTAGAGGATATCTATGATCCCCTGTTTGAACAAATCAAATTCCATTCTTTTAATCTCGATACAGAAGTAAATGTTTATGGTGCCCTGTTGAATATTTTCTCTAATCAATCTTATAACGTGTCCCGTTATTTTGATGAAGATGCGGCCAAATTACTGGGAGACATTTTAAAAGAAAATGAATTTGACATTATCCAGTTTGAAGGACTCTTCGTTGTTCCATATCTGGATGTGGTGAAAGAGAATAGTAAGGCCAAGGTAATCTATAGGGCTCATAATATCGAGTTTGACGTCTGGGAACGTATTGCGCTGACAGAAAAATTTACACCTAGAAGGAGCTATCTCCAATTTTTAGCCCGTCGTCTGAAAGTTTATGAAACAGAACAGATCAATCGGTTTCATCAGGTTTTTGCCATTAGCGAACAGGATCGGCAAAGCATTTTAAGATTTGGCTGTGAAACCGCACTGGAGGTTTTCCCTGTGGCCCTTGATTTTGAAAAATATGTGACTGATCCTTCAAAAACCAGTTTTCCTACTTTGTTTCATTTGGGAGCAATGGACTGGCGACCGAATAAAGAGGGACTGGAATGGTTTCTGGATGAGATCTGGCCCGATATTGAGAAGCTGAACAGTGAACTTCGTTTCTATATTGCCGGAAAAAATATGCAAAAGCAGTTTTTTGAATACGATTCAGAAAATCTGGTGGTAGAAGGAGAGGTGTTTGATGCCGTTGAGTTTATCAATTCCAAAGCGATCATGATTGTCCCTTTGCTCTCGGGAAGTGGGATGAGGGTAAAGATTATTGAAGGAATGGCCATGAGAAAATGTATCATCGCCACAAGTATGGCTGCCGAAGGTATCCGATGTGAAAATGGGAAAGATATTCTCATTGCTGATACTGCGGATGAATTCTACAGAGCCATTCTGCAGTGTATTACCAATCCAAAAAAATGGAGGGAGATTGGAGAAAATGCAAGAAAAACAGTGGAACGTGACCACGATGTCAGGATCATTGCAGAAAGAATGTTGAATATCTATCAAAAATTACTTACTGTATAA
- the gcvT gene encoding glycine cleavage system aminomethyltransferase GcvT: MKNTALTDKHISLGAKMVPFAGYNMPVQYEGINAEHAIVRGGVGVFDVSHMGEFILKGENALDLIQRVTSNDASKLYDGKVQYSCLPNEDGGIVDDLLVYRIDEKTYMLVVNASNIDKDWNWIQKYNDKGVEMHNISDKTSLLAIQGPKAAEALQSLTEVDLASMEYYNFVKGTFAGIENVVISATGYTGAGGFEIYFDNEHADVIWDAIFEAGKPFNIKPIGLGARDTLRLEMGFCLYGNDIDDATSPIEAGLGWITKFSKKFTNSESLLAQKEAGVARKLIGFEMVDRGIPRHDYEIVDIDGKVTGRVTSGTQSPSLQKAIGMGYIDKALAKEGTEIYINIRNNKIKAKVVKFPFYK, from the coding sequence ATGAAAAATACCGCATTAACAGATAAACACATCTCATTGGGTGCCAAAATGGTACCATTCGCAGGATATAATATGCCGGTTCAGTATGAAGGAATCAATGCGGAACATGCAATCGTAAGAGGCGGTGTTGGCGTTTTCGATGTGAGCCACATGGGTGAATTTATTCTGAAAGGGGAAAATGCTTTAGATTTAATTCAAAGAGTGACCAGCAATGATGCATCAAAATTATATGATGGTAAAGTACAATACTCTTGCCTGCCGAATGAAGATGGCGGTATTGTAGACGATTTATTGGTTTACAGAATTGACGAAAAAACTTATATGCTGGTGGTGAATGCCTCCAACATTGACAAAGACTGGAACTGGATTCAAAAATATAATGATAAAGGTGTTGAGATGCACAACATCTCTGATAAGACTTCTCTTTTAGCAATTCAGGGTCCTAAAGCAGCAGAGGCGCTTCAAAGTTTAACTGAAGTTGACCTGGCTTCTATGGAGTATTACAACTTTGTTAAAGGGACTTTTGCAGGCATAGAAAATGTAGTGATTTCTGCTACAGGTTATACTGGTGCCGGTGGTTTTGAAATCTATTTTGACAATGAACATGCAGATGTAATCTGGGACGCTATCTTTGAGGCTGGAAAACCATTTAACATTAAACCAATCGGCTTAGGTGCACGCGATACTTTGCGTTTGGAAATGGGATTCTGTCTATATGGCAATGATATCGATGATGCGACTTCTCCGATTGAGGCGGGTTTAGGATGGATTACTAAGTTTAGCAAGAAGTTCACCAATTCAGAGTCCTTACTGGCGCAAAAAGAAGCTGGTGTAGCACGTAAATTAATTGGTTTTGAAATGGTTGACAGAGGTATTCCTCGTCATGATTATGAAATCGTGGATATCGATGGAAAAGTGACCGGAAGGGTAACTTCAGGAACTCAGTCACCATCATTACAAAAAGCAATCGGGATGGGGTACATTGATAAAGCGTTGGCTAAAGAGGGTACTGAAATTTATATCAACATCCGTAATAATAAGATTAAAGCGAAAGTGGTTAAATTCCCTTTCTATAAATAA
- a CDS encoding 2-phosphosulfolactate phosphatase, whose translation MPKSIEVCLTPALLDLYAIEESIVVVIDILRATSSIVYGIDNGASAIIPVSQVEDCLNYANQGFLLAAERNGEVVEGYDFGNSPFSYTSEKVAGKTIVLTTTNGTKALHLARTRAHQVVIGSFLNLESLCNWLRSQHKNVLLLCAGWKDKFNLEDTLFAGAVVNELRKDFAHFDDSCVAAEDLYLLAKDDLRSYLHKSSHSHRLAELNIEEDVKFCLQLNICEAIPVLSGDALVAIKA comes from the coding sequence ATGCCAAAAAGTATAGAAGTTTGTTTAACACCCGCACTACTTGATCTGTATGCTATAGAAGAAAGTATTGTGGTAGTCATTGATATTTTAAGAGCAACATCATCTATTGTTTATGGTATTGATAATGGTGCCAGTGCAATCATTCCTGTTTCACAGGTAGAAGATTGTCTGAACTATGCAAATCAGGGTTTTCTATTAGCTGCAGAACGAAATGGAGAAGTGGTTGAAGGCTATGACTTCGGCAATTCTCCATTTTCCTATACTTCTGAAAAGGTAGCTGGTAAAACGATAGTGCTCACTACGACAAATGGAACCAAAGCGCTTCATCTGGCAAGAACAAGGGCACATCAGGTTGTGATTGGTTCCTTTCTGAACCTGGAATCACTATGCAACTGGCTGCGTAGCCAACATAAAAATGTATTGCTGCTATGCGCTGGCTGGAAGGATAAATTCAATTTGGAAGATACCTTATTCGCCGGAGCGGTAGTCAACGAACTACGTAAGGATTTCGCTCATTTTGACGATTCCTGTGTTGCTGCAGAAGATCTATACCTACTGGCTAAGGATGACTTGAGGAGTTACCTTCATAAATCTTCTCATAGCCATCGTCTGGCAGAACTAAACATAGAGGAAGATGTGAAATTCTGTCTTCAGCTTAATATCTGCGAAGCCATCCCTGTATTATCGGGAGATGCACTTGTAGCGATTAAGGCTTAG
- a CDS encoding patatin-like phospholipase family protein — MTKVGIVLSGGGIRGIAHLGVLKAFKNAGVTFSHISGTSAGSIAGAFYASGIDPEQGLDIFIKAKLLRFIRPALGSLGLINIEHVEELLKEHLPEDKIENLKIPLTIAATNFSEGKLVYFTEGPLIRAVLASSCIPGIFKPIMINNQMYVDGGILNNFPIEPLLSNCDYIIGSSCNHLNTVDKITNISSLMKRAGVMSINKDMEQKVSFCNALVEPKGMGDISTFDMKKAETIYWLAYEQALKTIKSNESLQELINNFKTPKP; from the coding sequence ATGACTAAAGTAGGAATCGTATTATCAGGTGGTGGCATTCGGGGAATTGCGCATTTAGGCGTATTAAAGGCATTCAAAAATGCAGGCGTTACCTTCAGCCATATTAGTGGAACGAGTGCAGGCTCTATTGCAGGAGCTTTTTATGCTTCAGGAATTGATCCGGAACAAGGACTGGACATCTTCATCAAAGCAAAACTGTTGCGTTTTATCAGACCGGCACTGGGATCTTTGGGTCTGATCAATATCGAACATGTGGAAGAATTGTTAAAAGAGCATCTTCCTGAAGATAAGATAGAAAATCTGAAAATACCCCTTACGATTGCAGCAACAAACTTTAGTGAAGGAAAGCTGGTCTATTTTACTGAAGGCCCCTTGATTAGGGCTGTGCTTGCGTCCAGCTGTATTCCCGGGATATTTAAACCGATTATGATCAACAATCAGATGTACGTGGATGGGGGCATTTTAAATAATTTCCCTATAGAGCCATTACTGAGCAATTGCGACTACATCATTGGTTCTTCCTGTAATCACTTAAATACCGTCGACAAAATCACCAATATTTCTTCTCTGATGAAAAGAGCCGGCGTAATGTCCATCAATAAAGATATGGAGCAAAAGGTTTCCTTCTGCAACGCATTAGTGGAACCTAAAGGAATGGGAGACATCAGTACTTTTGATATGAAAAAAGCAGAAACCATTTATTGGCTTGCTTATGAACAGGCATTGAAGACGATCAAATCCAACGAAAGCCTGCAGGAACTGATCAATAATTTCAAGACACCTAAGCCTTAA
- the gldB gene encoding gliding motility lipoprotein GldB → MIYNVKSSQIYLFFLSIAAFFSSAVNNRNRASRPSGAFLLLLTGSIPLLFSCKQGSKPNVSDINLELKIARFDQDLYNGKTKDLQQTDKLLQQKYGSFYDDYVHRMVGDPTYSNTEILSTLYHDQAYTDLNKEADSVFKDMSGIEKDLTQTFRYIKHYYPNVKTPKVISFVSGFAVQTPIGDDYIGVGLDMFLGRNSKFYGAIVQSVPAYLSRRFSPEYVVPRITETYAREELFPERDEDRTLLSKMVQNGKILYFMDQVLADEVPDSIKIGYTRSQLEWCKTYEKDIWAYLLQNNLLFETDYQKIQVFLAEGPFTPGLGEKNESAPKLGVWMGWQMIKKYMQENKGTSLQQLMTEKDPQKILNMSKYKPK, encoded by the coding sequence ATGATATACAACGTAAAATCCAGCCAAATCTATCTATTTTTTCTTTCTATAGCGGCTTTTTTTTCATCAGCGGTTAACAACCGGAACCGGGCAAGCAGACCATCAGGAGCCTTTCTCTTACTTTTAACGGGTAGCATACCCTTGTTGTTTTCCTGTAAGCAGGGCAGCAAACCTAATGTAAGTGACATCAACCTGGAGCTAAAGATAGCCAGGTTTGATCAGGATCTTTACAATGGAAAAACAAAAGACCTGCAGCAAACGGATAAATTACTTCAGCAAAAATACGGATCATTCTACGATGATTATGTACATCGAATGGTAGGTGATCCGACTTATAGCAATACAGAAATTCTCTCCACCTTGTATCATGATCAGGCCTATACAGATTTAAACAAAGAGGCAGACAGCGTATTTAAAGATATGAGCGGAATTGAAAAGGACCTGACACAAACGTTCAGATACATTAAACACTATTATCCTAATGTTAAGACTCCTAAGGTCATTTCCTTTGTTTCCGGGTTTGCCGTACAAACCCCCATTGGCGACGATTACATAGGCGTCGGACTCGACATGTTTCTGGGCAGGAACAGCAAGTTCTACGGAGCCATTGTTCAGAGTGTACCTGCTTACCTTTCCCGTCGTTTCAGCCCGGAATATGTGGTTCCAAGAATAACCGAGACCTATGCCAGGGAGGAGCTTTTTCCGGAGCGGGATGAAGATCGCACCTTATTATCAAAGATGGTCCAAAACGGAAAAATTCTTTATTTTATGGATCAGGTACTGGCGGATGAAGTGCCAGATTCAATCAAAATAGGATACACCAGATCTCAGCTGGAATGGTGCAAAACTTATGAAAAAGACATCTGGGCGTATTTACTTCAGAACAACCTGTTGTTTGAAACAGATTATCAAAAGATCCAGGTATTTCTGGCTGAAGGCCCTTTTACACCAGGACTGGGAGAAAAAAATGAGTCCGCACCGAAATTAGGTGTTTGGATGGGCTGGCAAATGATAAAAAAATATATGCAAGAGAATAAAGGGACTAGTCTGCAACAGTTAATGACAGAAAAAGATCCTCAAAAAATATTGAACATGTCAAAATATAAGCCTAAATAG